CTTGGCCGCGCGCTCCTTCATCCACGCGTGGCGCATCTCCAGCGCCTGGCGGAAGGACTCGTCCAGGCCGTCCTCGTCGCCTTCCTCAATCTGGCGGCGGAGTTCGCCCAGCGCCCGCATGAACTCGTCAATCCAGCGCACGATGTTGGCCGCATTGGCCTGGCAGGCGTGCCGATAGGCGGCGGAGTCGCCAGGTCCCAGGTAGGCTCCGGCCTCGTAGGCCGCGCCCGCCACCTTGCGCATCTCGCGCCAACTGACGGCGCTCTGCGTGGCGCGCAGGAGCGCCGCCGCGATGACCAGGGGCAGGTGCTCGCCGCCGGCAATCAAGCCATCGTGTTCCGCCGCGTCCAGGAAGAAGGGCTGCGCCCCGATGAGCCGCACCAGGTCGGTCATGAAGTCCAGCGCCATGGGTGCTGCCGTTGGCGACGGCGTGAGGCAGTACACGCCTCCGCTGAACAGGTCGGCGTCGGGTTCCAGGCCGGTCTTGCCCATGGGCAGGATGGGGTTGCCGCCCACGAAGTTGACATGCTCCGGCAACAGTTCCTGCGCCCAGGCCATCACCGGCGCTTTCACATTGGCCGTGTCGGTGATGACCACGCCGGTCTTGAGGTAGGGCGCGATGGGCTTGAACGTGTCGTGGATGGCCGGCAGGGGCAGCGCCAGAATGATGGCGTCGGCGTCCTCCACGGCGGCGATGAGGTTCCATTCGGTCTTGTGGACCGCGCCGGCCTTGCCCGCGCTGCGCGAGATGCCCGGGTCCTTGTCGTGGCCGATGAGTTCGTATCCTGCATCGGCCTTGCGCAACGCCAGGCCCAGGGAAGTCCCCACAACTCCCAATCCGATAATCGCGATCTTCGGTTTTGCCATATTTTCCTCCCCCAATCCTGTTCAACCCGCCCTGCGACGGGGCCGCGCCTCAAGCCGACTCGTCGGCCAAATGCAGGGCGATGAGCCAGTCGTCCAATCGGTCGCGCGGGGGCAAGGGCAGCGGTGCGTGGTGCCGACGGATGAGCGCCACGACGTCCGGCGAACTCCCCGCGCGTTCGGCCGCCTCCGCGCCGACCTCCGCGTGGCGGGCATATGCGCTGCGCGGGCCGGCTTCCGTCTGCGTGGCCCATAGCAGCACGTGCGCCACGCGCCGCCACAGGTTGGCGCGAACGAACGCCTTGCCCACATCGTGCAGGAGCGCGGCCTGCATGAGTTCCGCATCCCTCCAACCCTGGCGGCGCAGGCGGTTCAGCACATCCACGGCGTGCTCCTGGTCGTAGAGCGACATGCGACGGAACAGCGCCAACTGGCCCGGCGACAGGTGCGCCTCCGCCACGGCGAGAAACGCATTCGGGTCGCGCCTGCGGAACGCCCGAAAGAACTGCCTGGCACGGTAGAGAGGCCGCACGCTCACCATCCCGCGATCAACTTCCAGAGCAAGTCCACGGGCTGGCCCATGATGGCACCCAGCAGGCTGCGGCCCGTTACCCAGCCCACCGCCAGCACGGCCAGCAGCACCATCGGGCCGTAGGCTTCTATCTGCGACAGGGCGCGGGTTACCCGTTGCACACTCGCCGACCGTATGCTGGTCAGGATGCCCATGAGCACGCTGAACCCATCCAGCGGCGGCAGTGGGATGAGATTGAACACGGTCAGGATCACGTTTACGAAGGCCCACGTGGCCAGTATCGTCAGCAGGGCGGGGGGCACGGCTCGCCCAAAAATCCGGTACGGCAGCATCAGGATGAAGGCGGTCAGCAGGTTGGACAGCGGCCCCGCGACCGACACCAACGCCATGCCCGCGCGCGGCCCGTACTTCAGCCGATACGGATTCACCGGCGTGGGCTTGCCCCACCCGATGCCGAAGCCCGACAACGAACTCATGACGATCATCACGGTTCCCAACGGATCCAGGTGCTTGATGGGGTTCAGCGTAACGCGCCCCAGAAATCGGGCCGTCGGATCTCCCAGTTTGTCGGCGCTCCAGGCGTGGGCGCATTCGTGCACGTCTATGGCCAGCACAACGCCGATAAGGATCAACAAGATGTCCCGGAAATCGGCCATGTCGCGTCGTTCTCCTTTCCGCAGCGCATTATAACACAATTCGCCAGGGAGGGCAGAATTGACGGCTGGGGTGGGGACTGGTACCATACGGCGTGGGGAAACCGCCCCTCTCTCATCCCCGGCCCCTTCTTGCCCCGCGGGTGGCGCGAGAGGGGAGCGAGCGGGGACTGTTATAATGGAAAGCGAGGAGGCATCGGCTCCATGGACGTTCAGATGGGCGACATCGTGCGCCTGCGCAAGCCCCATCCGTGCGGGGGGTACGAGTGGCGCGTGATGCGCGTGGGCGCCGACATCGGGCTGAAGTGCCAGACGTGCGGGCGCGTGGTGATGCTCCCGCGCGGTGAGTTTGAGCGACGGCTCAAGGCGGTTGTGTCGCGCTGGCCCGACAACAGGCCCGCGTCCCTCTGACCCGGCGCGATCAGGCGTAGGCCCCCTTTGCGTTCGGTGCAGAGACTAGGGAGCACACCTCCTGTCGGCACTCGTCGGCGACGAGGACGGTCAGTTTGTCCCCGGGTTGCAGCACGGTTTCGCCATGGGGGATAATCAGCCTGCGCCCGCGACGCACCGAGACCACTACGCATTCGTGAGGCAAGCACATATCCTTCAGCGCCTTGCCGGCCACAGGCGCGTCTTGGCCCACTTCCAGTTCCAGGAACTCGGTCCCCGTGAGTTTGCCCAGGCGCAGTTGCTCGGTGCGCTGTTGCAGTTCCATCCGTCGGATGATGGCGGTATTGTAGGCTTTGATGATGTCGGCGCGGCGTATCAGCCCCACCAGTCTCCTGGGGTTCTCGCGCGAGACTACCGGCAGCCTGCCGATGTCGCGCGCGCCCATGCGTTTCAGCGCGACCCACAGCGGTTCGTCGGGATACGCGAAAACGAGGTCCCTGGTGGCGATGTCCCCCGCCGTCAAAGCCAGCGCCTCCTGGCGAGCCGTGGCGCGCTCCATGTCTTGGATCGTTACCACGCCAACCAGTCCGCCCTGTTCGTCCACGACAGGGAACCCGTGATGATGGCTTTCGGCGAAAAGGCGCGCCAGTTCCGCGACCGGCATATTCGCCGGCACTGCGTCAAAATGCGTGGTCATGGCCTCGCCCACCTCAATCCCCTGCATCACGTCAATATCGTGGCCGCGCTGCAGGTGAATCCCCTTGCGCGTGAGTTTCAGGGTGTAGATGGAGTCGCGGCGCAGGTGTTCCGACAGCAGGGTTGCCAGCACGGTGCCCAACATCAGGGGCAGGATGAGGCGATAGTCGCGCGACATCTCAAAGACGATGAGCACGGCGGTGATGGGGGCGTGAGCGGCCGCCGCGAAGACCGCCGACATGCCCACCAGCGCATACGCGCCTGAACTGCCCGTGATGGCCGGGAAGAGCGCATTCACCATCTTCCCGAACGCGCCGCCGAACATGGACCCCATGAACAGCGCCGGCGCGAACACACCGCCCGAATTCCC
The window above is part of the Chloroflexota bacterium genome. Proteins encoded here:
- a CDS encoding prephenate dehydrogenase, translating into MAKPKIAIIGLGVVGTSLGLALRKADAGYELIGHDKDPGISRSAGKAGAVHKTEWNLIAAVEDADAIILALPLPAIHDTFKPIAPYLKTGVVITDTANVKAPVMAWAQELLPEHVNFVGGNPILPMGKTGLEPDADLFSGGVYCLTPSPTAAPMALDFMTDLVRLIGAQPFFLDAAEHDGLIAGGEHLPLVIAAALLRATQSAVSWREMRKVAGAAYEAGAYLGPGDSAAYRHACQANAANIVRWIDEFMRALGELRRQIEEGDEDGLDESFRQALEMRHAWMKERAAKEWDRAEQRLSEPPRTSFLRQAILGGGLPPSRKDEGKKGPTTR
- a CDS encoding site-2 protease family protein, whose amino-acid sequence is MADFRDILLILIGVVLAIDVHECAHAWSADKLGDPTARFLGRVTLNPIKHLDPLGTVMIVMSSLSGFGIGWGKPTPVNPYRLKYGPRAGMALVSVAGPLSNLLTAFILMLPYRIFGRAVPPALLTILATWAFVNVILTVFNLIPLPPLDGFSVLMGILTSIRSASVQRVTRALSQIEAYGPMVLLAVLAVGWVTGRSLLGAIMGQPVDLLWKLIAGW
- a CDS encoding HDIG domain-containing protein → MSVRPLYRARQFFRAFRRRDPNAFLAVAEAHLSPGQLALFRRMSLYDQEHAVDVLNRLRRQGWRDAELMQAALLHDVGKAFVRANLWRRVAHVLLWATQTEAGPRSAYARHAEVGAEAAERAGSSPDVVALIRRHHAPLPLPPRDRLDDWLIALHLADESA
- a CDS encoding chloride channel protein, which encodes MGEPFSKPSLRAHRASARAAWLLDRLHPSETTVLIATALIVGVGTGIGAVLFIELIAGFQRLFNGPVLGALAFLGPIAPAFVPLAGALIAGPLITYFASEAKGHGVPEVMKAIALRGGRIRPVVVVVKALASAACIGSGGSAGREGPIVQIGSAFGSTVGQLFRLSDERIRNLVACGAAGGIAATFNAPIAGVIFALEVILGEFTTRYFATVVLSSVTASIVSRTVLGDNPAFAVPAYSIVSPWELLFYAVLGLAAAGVAWLFVTVLYWAEDRFDALRFPDALKPALGAIPLGFVGLAIPQALGTGFAHIEQAVSGGLFAQIMFVLAFGKILTTSLTLGSGNSGGVFAPALFMGSMFGGAFGKMVNALFPAITGSSGAYALVGMSAVFAAAAHAPITAVLIVFEMSRDYRLILPLMLGTVLATLLSEHLRRDSIYTLKLTRKGIHLQRGHDIDVMQGIEVGEAMTTHFDAVPANMPVAELARLFAESHHHGFPVVDEQGGLVGVVTIQDMERATARQEALALTAGDIATRDLVFAYPDEPLWVALKRMGARDIGRLPVVSRENPRRLVGLIRRADIIKAYNTAIIRRMELQQRTEQLRLGKLTGTEFLELEVGQDAPVAGKALKDMCLPHECVVVSVRRGRRLIIPHGETVLQPGDKLTVLVADECRQEVCSLVSAPNAKGAYA
- a CDS encoding DUF951 domain-containing protein; the encoded protein is MDVQMGDIVRLRKPHPCGGYEWRVMRVGADIGLKCQTCGRVVMLPRGEFERRLKAVVSRWPDNRPASL